GAGAAACATGGATTAATGTTATCCACTGTAACCCCCTAAAAAAGAAACTCCCGCAATATATGGGAAAAAATTTTGATCACAACTCATTATGGGCAAAAAATGGCTAAGCTCCATGATAAATCCTAAAGAAAATTGGGGTAGTTAATCCACTAAAATAGCATATCCTTCCCCTTAACCTATTAAACCACTTGCCAAATCACTAAACtacaaacagaaaattttatccttactcTATGACTGCCTCACAAATAAATGCTTTCCTCATGCAGGAGCAGGTACACGTGGTGCTACATTTTTAGTTGCCGCATTAACAGTCATCCTGCCAACGCGGTTGATGCGACCACCGGTGCCCCCCATCTGATCAGTCCTCCGGTATCCATCACCTCCACGGTTAGAAAATCCTCCCCTATTGCCACTCCTGTTTTCATACTCATTCCTGTTACCAAAATCACCCCGGCCATAGCCTCTGCTAGCTCCATAGTTTCCACGCCCTCTGGCTCCATCATTCCTATATCCATTTCCCGGTCCTGATGAAAACCATCCCCTATTTCCTCCTGCCAATAAAAAACACAGTTTTAGCAAAAATTTAAACTAGCAAAGGTCAACCTTTGGTCTTAATTAGTAATCCCTTTTCGCCATCCTAACATAACCTACTATGGCAAAAGACACAGGCCCCGGAATTCTAGCCCATCACCATCAATCAAGTATTTCTAGTCAGAAAGAATGAAATGCAGCTTGTCATAGCACACAAACACAGCAGCACACAGCTGTTTGCTCCAAACCCTTGAACAGTGATAATTAACCATtgtttgaaatcaattttttaaaaattaataataattaatttaaacataaacCCAGGCCCAGGTCAGAACTATGAAATTAATCCAGGGCCTGGTCCAGGTGGGCTCAGGGTATGGAAAACTCCCAGAGAccattttgaattttcttggTGACAGACTGCTTATGAGACTGATGTTAATTGCAATACAGGGAACCTCATCTCTTCCAAGAGGTAACGACAGTTGCCATGTCAAGCATTATGTATTGGCAATTCAAATTGTagaatgaatcaaattttaaaagatagaaATTCACAATAAAATTCCAACTTGCCTCGAGTTGACTTCTTCGGTTCAACAATGACTCGTCGCCCACTGATCATCATGGGAGATGCCTGAGGAAAAAGATAGAAACATACTTAACACAAAACCCTTAGGAGTTTTTAGCATAAGAAACTAATCAATGCAACAAGGAAACAAAAAATCTAAGAGAATGGTGCAAATAAATAAGTAGACACTGATCCTTCCCCGTTCTTAACAGGAAGGTAAACTGAGGATCAAGAAATGAATTTATGCACTGCTAAAGGTGCCCCCTCATGGCAATCTCAGCCGACAAAAAATATGGAAAGATAACTGAACactgaattgtataaaaattaggataaaatagaAAGTAATAATcagatgaaatttaaaaaaaaatcatcctATACCTCCATCATGAATGGGGCTCCTACAATTAGCTTGATTAATTATATTCACAGAGTTGACTGGTATAGTTTCCTATAATTGTCCATACAAGGTTTAGACACTGTATGAATACCATCAAGAACTCACACATAACCGTTATGTAAACATCTTAAAATAACAGCATATAGCATTTGCAACATAAAATTTTACACACGATGGCAAAATTAATAACCAAAACACACAATGGAAGATTCCAGGACATGCTAGTTTTAAGCATGAATTTCTCCACGAAAGTAGTGCATCCCAAACATGTCACTTAAGATGTAAAACAGACATCAAAATGATAAgagaaaaaacctaaaaattctGCTTAAGATTGTGTGAAACCAAATTATGTTGTTACAACATTAAAAATGGCATCAAAGCTTACaatgtctaaaataccaaaaactCCATGGCAGAGGTGAACATCATAAATAGACAAAAGGAACTCAGAAATAATCTGTTTCTTCTTAATCCATGGTGAACACAATCTATGAATTTCATTGAAATCCATGTCCTCGAGATACAGCATACAAAAAGATAACAACAAACAAGTCATAGCAGAAAAAATTGATGCACACCTCTATTGCATTTTGCACAGAGACTTCCTCTTCAAATTCAACAAAGCCAAAACAAAATCCCTGTTCTAAAGAGAATAAATATCAGTTTCAGATTGACTAAACAGtaaataatgagaaaaatgagattaaatatACCTTTTGGGTTTTAATTTGAATACCACCACTCCTTATAGTTCCAAACTTCTTGAACTCATTCTCAAGTATGGAATGTGTGGCACTCACAGGCAGACCTTTAAGATAGATAGATGGACCCTCAGCTGTTTATCAACAAACAAAAGAATGAATCAATAGAAGATACAGAATGAATCAATAACCACATGTGCATACctgaaaaataaattgaaaatttaacataagAAATCCAGCAAGCATGATAAATAACCACATACCTCCACCCTCGGGGTTATTCCCATTTTCAGTAGCATTGACACTCGAAACAGGTTTCTCCGGAACCTGAGCTGGAGGCGATGCAGAGTTAGGTTGTTGCTCCTGGCCCTTCATTATAGACCTTAGAGAAGATGGAGGGGATGACATAGAGACAGCACTGTCCTTCATAACCTTCACCAGGAACAGCAATACTTGGCAATTCAGAGCATGATAGAAAAAGTAATGTGAACATAGCTACTAAAAAACCTTTTATACACCACTAACTATCATCAGTTCTAAAGATAACAGAAAAATGCAATTACTGAAGCAAAACTCAAAGAATCTACAAACATAATGACTCATGTAGATGTAGCTGAGGCTAATTACAATTGAGGCATACGACTTCTTCGCCACTTCTTCCATTTTAGAGTTAGATTCAGCAACCATGTGTGTATCATCTGGAACCTCATCAACAACCTCAGTTACCGGAGTCTCCTCTTCTTCAACTGTGTTGTACCCATTTTCATTGGAATCACGAATGCCCTCATTGTTGACTTCCCCTGATAAAACAGCTGTTTGATCAGAAACACAAGTCCCGTGCACTAGAGAGCCGCCTGCAGAAAGAAACATCATCTTAACATTAGTCAGATATGAGTAAAATATGTAATCTATAACCAGAGTGTTGGCCTCAATTACCTTGGTCAGGAGTAACAGGCAATTCAACATCATTAACAGAAGCATGGTTTCCATCATAGTTAGCCTCATCTACATATCTAAAGACATCATTCAGAACAAAGTAGCCCTTTTCTTGAGGAGCCAGGAAGAAACTCTGAGTAAATTTTTGCCTCACATTGTTCTTTTCAGTCAAATACCCAGTCACAAGAACAAGAACTCCCCCATTGTAAGATTCTTGTGCATCCACAGTCATTATCTCAGTGCTGAAATCTCGATTATGGAGTGAAAGTATCTTATCATTGATAGCCTGCCCAAAGAGCCAAACAAACATGTGAATGTCAATTTTCACTATCATTAATGAAAAACTTCACTACCGTTAATTCATACATATGCTACTCTGTGAGAATATCTCATATCCAAATGAAACATAAATACATCTTTTGCTTGCtgtaaaatacaaattttgacatCATATGAGACCCAGGAAAACAGAAACTTCATCATTAATACCTCATTCAAACAATTCATAAtatattgaagttttaaaaaaaaaaaattttctaacacgtttattttttatccattcTCTAACAAATGGaaaattcaaaagtttaaaCAAGCTAAGCAGCAATAAAtataacacaaaaataaaaagcaacACAGATGTACAGAAACAGAGAACAGGACAAGAGTTACTCACTTGCATTGTGGTTGTGATACTCATGACCCCATTTTCTTCTGGGCGACCAAGCTTACTAACATTCTGGTAAAATCGATGAACATGCTCGGGCGACTGGTGTAAAATAAGGTAGTATTGGTGAACAAATGCATTCCCCACCTAATAGTCCACCACAATAATTACCTCATCTCAATCAAAGACATAAAgttgaattaaaatcaaaattaaataatataatacagaatcaaaataaaaaaagtaacatACAACATCAGCAGTAGGAGCTGGAACTGGAGTAGGCTGAACCGTAGACGCCATCACTACTCTTAGTACTTGATCTCACAAAAGCAATCAAAAACCCTATTTAATTAAACACGCAAATCATCAtcactaaattttatatatttttcaagaaaaaaaatgaaaccaagCCCTAACGGTGTCGCCACAAACATTTCTACAGAGGAGCCGCGAAATGATTTTCCAGTGAAACAAACAAACAGAACCATAAACGATCCACCAAGATGTGAGCTCAAGCTTCACACCAAACACTAACTACTTAAGCACgcaaaaacttttagtttccTCAGCAACAAATAAAAGGCAAACAGACCAGGCGTAAAACGAAGTATACTTAGCAGAGCAAAAGCaagacatatatatacaaaaagagagaaataaataatgcGCAGATTAGAGCACCTGAAATGAAGATTTGGATGGGAGAGAGTGAGGTGAGAGGAGTGTTAACAAAGTGGCTCTAAAAATTGGCCTCTCACCTCCCTTAAAGTATCTAGGGTTTGTAAAAATTGGCGTCTCGTGATCTTGAAGGAGTGCGAAACTTAAGAGGGTTTTAGTGGTTTATGGTATAAAACGTAGGCCGGACAAGTAAGCATCgccaagttttaatataaaactaaatacatatttataaaatttgaaaaatttaaatataattaatttatattaattttcttgaaaataaagataaaattatcatttatcataatcataaaaccttataaaatttatatttttttctcttaaataaaataatttttttaaagtttaatttaagagaaaatattaatttttaaattaaaaaagagaaattgatataaattttatagggttttatgataatgataaaattatgattttatttttatctttaacaaaaaaattctaataaaaattaattcttatataagaatttaaatttttaaaaacttacaaatatatatttgtttttgtatcaGAATATAGTTGGAAAATAGCCCTTTGGCCTAAAATGCATTAAATTGGTTCCGGCTTTCGGAAATATAAATCATTTGGC
This sequence is a window from Mangifera indica cultivar Alphonso chromosome 5, CATAS_Mindica_2.1, whole genome shotgun sequence. Protein-coding genes within it:
- the LOC123216664 gene encoding nuclear transport factor 2-like, with the protein product MASTVQPTPVPAPTADVVGNAFVHQYYLILHQSPEHVHRFYQNVSKLGRPEENGVMSITTTMQAINDKILSLHNRDFSTEIMTVDAQESYNGGVLVLVTGYLTEKNNVRQKFTQSFFLAPQEKGYFVLNDVFRYVDEANYDGNHASVNDVELPVTPDQGGSLVHGTCVSDQTAVLSGEVNNEGIRDSNENGYNTVEEEETPVTEVVDEVPDDTHMVAESNSKMEEVAKKSYASIVMKDSAVSMSSPPSSLRSIMKGQEQQPNSASPPAQVPEKPVSSVNATENGNNPEGGAEGPSIYLKGLPVSATHSILENEFKKFGTIRSGGIQIKTQKGFCFGFVEFEEEVSVQNAIEASPMMISGRRVIVEPKKSTRGGNRGWFSSGPGNGYRNDGARGRGNYGASRGYGRGDFGNRNEYENRSGNRGGFSNRGGDGYRRTDQMGGTGGRINRVGRMTVNAATKNVAPRVPAPA